GAATATGTCTAGCCAGTTCAAAGTGGAGACTACTGTAGGGACGGCGAGGTGGACGAGCTAGGGGCATTTCTGCTTCTTTTGGGGTGCGATTCCCTTTTTTAACATTACAACGGACACAAGCTGCCACCATATTTTCCCAACTATCACCACCACCGCGAGAACGAGGAATCACATGATCAAGGGTTAGTTGCTCTCCCTTATAACCGCAATATTGGCAACGATTGCTATCTCGCTCTAAGATATTACGACGGGTTAAAGGAATTTCTTTGTAAGGGACTCGAACATAGTACCGTAAACGGATTACGGTGGGTAACGGAAAGTTGGTATAAATGAAGGTTCCGTTATATTCAAGCTGTTCAGCTTTCCCTTTGAGCAACAAAACCACCGCCCTTCGCCAGCTGGTAAGGTTGAGCGGTTCGTAAGAGGCGTTTAGCACCAAAACCTTGCTCATTAGCTCAATCTAAAATTAACTTAATATTACTGAAGATGTTAACATAACCACTTTTGAGTTGAGCAAGTTTTGCTTAAATTTAAAATGTAACAGTAATGTTAAATCTCTAACCAGATGCACCGAGTAATTGTCCGCGAATTATTCATTCTACCGTTCCAGAGTTAACCCCCTTAGCGTTAAAAACGTGAATTACCCACAACCAATCACTTCGTGATGTGGTTGGGGCTTCTCAGCAGCACCAGCTTGCGCTTCGGTTCGTAACTGAGCTTTACTACTGGCGTTCATCCCTACCGCCAAATTTCTTATATTTCTAGCTGCGTTTTGATCTCTATCCATTGATAACCCACAATGAGGACAGTTATGGATTCTTTCTGATAGCTTTTTCGGAACTTTCTTGCCACAACCTGAACAATTCTGTGATGTATTTTTGGGGTTAACTTCTATCGTTAACTGTCCAGCATTTTCGGCTTTGACAGCTAATCTACTCAGAAAATTTCCCCAACCAGCATCATAGATTGATTTGCTTAGTCTAGTTTTAGCAAGTCCCTTAATGTTGAGTTTTTCATGGGCAATGACATCTCCTTGATTAAGAATTAATTTAATAGTGTTAAAGTGGAAATCTTTTCTCTGTCTAGCAACTTTTTGATGATGTTTTCCAAGTTGCTTGACTGCTTTTTGATAGCGTTTACTTCCTTTGTGACGACGAGATACCTTCTGCTGTAGCTTTTTGAGTCTTTCTTGTCCTTTTCGATAAAACTGAGGGATTTCTACTTTTTCACCTTCAGAAGTTACCAAAAAATCTTTTAAGCCCATATCAATACCTAGCGTATTCTCTGAGGTGGGAGTTATATCTATAGTTGATTCTGGGACGTTTGTATCTTCGAGAGAAAGTGTCAAGTAATAGCCATCAGCTTTCCTAGTTATTTGTGCTGTTTTAATCTTAAAAACATCAGGAATCGGGCGGTGCTTAATGAACTTAACTGTCCCAAATTTAGGTAAATTAATCTGATTATCTTGGACACAATTAGCTTTAACTTGCGGAAAAAGTATAGTCCGATAACGTCCTTTTCCTTTGAATCTAGGTTTTCCTGATTTCTTCCCACTCTTATCCCCCCTAAGCCAACGTTGAAAAGCCAAATCAACTCTTTTAACACAGTCTTGAAGGACTTGTGACTGGATTTGGCAATACCAAGGTCTATCTTTTTTAAGCTGAGTTAGACTTTGTTTTTGAGAGAAATAGGTGGGACGGTCAGATAATTCTGGAAGATGACAGATTAAAGGACAAGAATTGACAGCCGTTCTATGAGTTTCCCACCAATCAAAGCGTTGACCTAACAGGTAGTTGTATTGACACCTTAATAATTCTAGCCATTTCTCCATCTTGGCTATTTGCTCTTTGTCAGGTTTTAGGCGATACTGATAGGAAAATCGCATTGCGGTATCTGTCTTTTCTGTGATCAATTGATTATAACATAATGCCACCATCTCGACACCACTATGAAAAAAATGACTTTAAGATGTACTGAAGAAGAACATCAACAGCTTCTCTCTTACTGCAAACATAAGGGAAGAAGCCACGCAGGAAGTAATAAGAGAACAGATCAGGAAGTTATCAATCTCAGCCGGAGCTTTAGTGAGGATATTGAACCCCCTCGATTGATGGCGATTCATCCCCACCTAATCGCAGGCGATGTAGATGGGGGATTCTCGCCCATCTTGCTAAAAATTGGTCAAACTATTCCTGATCTAGAGTTTGAACGTTCTAATAATACCACCGCTTGCCGAGTTGTACGGAAACGGGGAAACTTACGAGTTATTATTGAAGCCTACATTAGTCATGACATCCGCGCAGGAAAATATAAATTCGCTTCTTCTCCACTTTGTACCACAATAGTTTCACAAGGAGCATTATCAGTAACATACTTACTGACACTCCCTAAGAAAAATTGTTGCCAAGCCTGTTTGCCATTTGATCCCATAATAATAGCCCTTACTGGAAAATTTTGGGCAGTTCGACAAATCACTGGCCCAGGTGCCCCAGTCAAAGAAATTTGATAATCGGTATTTACTCCTTCAACCCTGGCAATATTACATAAATTGTGTAGCCAAGCATTGAGTCGATTTAAATCATTTTCCACCGCCAATTCATGCTTTTTTTCAATTAATCGGCGACTACTTAACCCTGTTCCCGCATCAATCATTGAGCTTAAATTTTGCCACGTTTTGACCTCAATACAATGCAAGATGCGTAAACTTCCTCTGTTTTCACTTGCTATTTTGAGTGCTTGCTCAAAAACTTTATCACTAAGAGGAGATTCATCAAGGGCGACTAAAAAAGTTGGATATTCAGTTTCCATAATTTGTGATTTCTTATTCGTGATTGATTACCTTGTTTCCCCAACTGATCTATACTAAAAATTGCTCCATTTCATTTGACCTCTGCTATTAGTTGATCTAGTTGAGATTGCATTTGATTTAAAACTAACTGGTAACAATGATCAACATAAGCCAAATCTTGAGCTGCTTTTCTTCCATAATGCTCAAAAATAATCGGTTCGCCAATTCGTAAATGAATTTTTGCGGGTAGAGGGAAATTAATTAGAGGACCAATGGCAATTCCCCAAGGAAGTCCTAAATAAATGGGAAAGACCTCTGGATCAAGATTAAATAACCACGGAAGATTAAATGTTTCAAGAAAGGCTTTCATCGGTTCATAAATATCAGCGAGAACAATTAAAGTTTCATGGGCTCCCCAAGACACTAGGGGGACAATAGGAACATTCTCTCGCAAAGCAAGTTTAATAAACCCTTTCCGCCCATAAAATTTAACTTGATCTCGTTCCCAGTAGGGGCGAAATACCTCTTTTCCCCCACCAGGATAAACTAATACATGAGCCTGCCGTCGCAGAGCAGGAATTGCTATCCGTGGATCAGCTTGAATTGCTCCTAGTTTACTTGCAATTTGTGCTAAGGGCGTATAAGCCTTCCACACATGAGGGTGCATTAGTCCATAAGCTGGTTTTTCTGTCCCAAACCGACAAAACCACTCATAAAGGGTCATCATCATGTCAGGGGTAGCTAACCCACCGTTGTGTGAACCGACAACTAAAGCTGCTTCATTAGCGGAAAGATTCTCCCAGCCCTCACTTTCGGCTTGGAAGTAGTGATCATGAAACCACTGAGCTTGTTTTAACCAGTTTTTTATCGTTTCTGGGTCACGGTCATCAAGTGACCAACCCGAGAGAGGGGGATATTTCACGCTATTACCTTGTTTTTAATTCGTTTGAGTAGGGGCTTGAAATTTTTATTTGAAAAAATCGCTTTACTATATCTTCTTATAATGTATCTAATTGATAAGGGATTGGCTAAAATTAACTTAATTGAATCGAAGAATTAGGAACTTTGATTTTACGAGTAGATTCAATACTCTTGATAACTTCTATGGCGATATCTTTAACAACAGGCGGAACAACTGCATTGCCAAATTGCTTATAGGCTTGGTTATCAGAAACAGGGATTTTAAAATCTTCTGGAAATCCCATTAATCTAGAACATTCTTTTGGTGTTAGTCGCCGAGGATTTTTCTGATCTTGAGGAACTAAAATTTCAGAACCATCTTTATAATATCTAGCACTTAATGTACGAGTAATTCCTTCCAAGTTGACAAGACCATAGCCAAAACCGTTTCCTTTAGATTGATGCTTTTTCGCATAGTTTTTTAAGTATAGCCATAATTTATCGCTTAGAGTATATTTATCTGGAACATTTGGTTCTAGAATATCCTTGATTTTCGGTTTTTGATCTTTAAAATCAGGAAATTGAAACTCTAATGGTAGTTTAAATCCCACAATAAAAACTCTTTGTCTATTTTGTGGAACAACGTAAGAAGCATTAATAACTTGATAGTAAATTTGGTAATTTAATTCATTTGATAATGTATTTTTAATAATCTCAAAAGTTTGCTTTTTATTATGACTTAATAGATTTTTGACGTTTTCTAGAATAAATGCTCGTGGTTGCTTCTCTTTGAGAATTCTGACAATATGAAAGAAAAGATTGCCTTGCGCGGTATGTTGAAAGCCATGTTTAATGTTTAGGGAGTTATTTTTACTCACTCCTGCAATACTAAAGGGCTGACAAGGGAAACCGCCCACTAAAAGATCATGATCTGGGATATCGTTTTCTGCAATTTCGGTAATATCTCCCTGGGGGATTTCGTTAAAGTTAGCGAGATATGTTTGCTGACAAAATTTATCCCATTCAGAAGAAAAAACACATTCACATCCTAACTGTTCAAGGGCAATTCTAAATCCTCCTATTCCTGCAAATAAATCTATGAATTTGTAATCTTTTGAATGATCCATTCACCTATATTTGTCCTTTGTTATTTGTAAACCAATGACTAATGACTAATGAAGAATACAGACTAAGAAACACTATATGTCAGGCTGTCGCTGTTTTTAATGATTTCGCCGCGGTTAAAACTTCTTGTCTTGCGGTTTGATTCACTTCTAAAATCTGTTCAAGAGTGGGATTAGGAGTATTATAACTAGAAGCGCGATCGCAGACAGTTTCAATTAGACGAGGAATATCTAAAAAGCCCACTTTCTCTTCTAAAAATAGAGCAACTGCTTGTTCATTGGCAGCATTTAAAACGGCGGGCATTAAGCCACCTTCTCTTCCCACAGCATAAGCGAGTTGCATACAGGGATATTTTTCGTGATCAGGTTCTTTGAAGGTTAAACTCCCTGCTTTCACTAAGTCTAAGGGTTCCCAGTCAGTATAAAGGCGATCAGGGTAGGATAGGGCATAGAGTAGGGGTAAACGCATATCTGCCCAGCCTAACTGGGCTAACACTGAGGTATCTTGTAACTCAATGAGAGAGTGAATAATACTCTGAGGATGGATGACAATATCAATTTGGTCATAATCAACCCCAAACAGATAATGAGCTTCAATCACTTCTAAGCCTTTATTCATGAGGGTTGCTGAATCAATGGTAATTTTTTGACCCATTGACCAATTAGGATGTTTGAGGGCATCTGCAACGGTAACTTCAGGTAACTGTTCTACAGGTAAATCACGAAAAGCCCCACCAGATGCAGTTAAGAGAATACGACGTAATCCCTTTTCAGGAACACCTTGTAAACATTGGAAAATTGCGGAATGCTCGGAGTCAGCAGGAAGTAATTTCACGCCATATTTTTCCACTAAGGGCAATACCACAGGCGCACCAGCGATGAGGGTTTCTTTATTGGCTAAGGCAATATTTTTTCCCGCTTTTATAGCGGCAATCGTGGGAAGCAAGCCAGCACAACCGACAATTCCTGTAACTACACTTTCCGCATCACCGTATCTGGCGACTTCAGCCACTCCCTCTTCCCCAGCAAGAATAATTGGAGAATAATCGAGATTTTCTAAAGCAGTTTTTAATTCGGGTAAATTATCTTCATAGCAAGTAGCCACAATTTCGGGGCGAAATTCCGCTACCTGTCGCGCTAATAACTCAATGTTACGCCCAGCTGCTAATCCCACAATCCTAAATTCGTCTGGGTATTGGGTGGCAATTTCTAAGGTTTGGGTTCCGATTGAACCTGTTGATCCAATGACGGTAATTGCTTTCACGGTTCTTTACACCTAGCTTACAGTTTGTTTCCTATTTTCTCCTCTCCTCATGATTTTGTCACGGTTAGTTATTATTCATCGGAATTACCCGTACTTGTAGCCCTTCTTCGCGTAGCTTTTGCCCTATTTCTTCAGCGTTTTCCTGACTTTGGAAAATACCCACTTGCATAACAGAACGTCCTTCATAGCGACTTCTAAAAGCATCAGGAACAATCTCTTTTACTTTATCTTGATCGCTGTTTGTGCTAATTTCGACAATTACACGATATTCTCCTCCCACAATGGCGGCGCGCTCTTCGGGAGAAGTTCCGGGGCGAAATTGATCCCCACTGGGAATATTACCGCTAGGAACGGGTAAGGAGTTGGAATTGCGCTGGGGAGGAGGATTATTATTCCTCGAAGTATTAGCCCTTTCTTGAGATGAGTTGGAATGTAAGGAAAGGATATCATCAAGGCTCGCTCTTCCTCCATTGCTAGGTTGAGAATCACGAGACGCTGGAGGCTGACTAGGAGTATTATTATTATCTTGAGAGCTACTAGAAGCTGGAGAGTTATTAGGAGAATTATTGCTCGTTCTATTATTTTCAGTGGAACGATTGGGGGGAGCCGTTAATTGAATCTCTCCTCTCACAGCATTACCACTAGAACCATTATCTTGAGGGGGAAGTAGTTCCGAGGAACTCACTGGGGTGGGAATATCCCCATCAAGGCGTAAAGGGGGATTATTTCGATCAGTAGATAAAGACGAGGAAGACTCAGGAGTGGGAGCTGTCCAAATTTGTTCTGTGCTAGAAGAGGGGGTAGGACGAGGACTTCGCTGTTGTCTAGTGATTTGCAAACGTGGAGGAGAGGGTTCTTCTGGCATGGGGTTGGCAACTGTTCCTGTGAGATCAATTTCCCCTTCTGTGCTGCCAGCAATTTCATTGCCATGGGCTGGAATAACAAAGTTTTTAGCACTATTTTTAATCGCCCCTTGACCATTTTGGCGAAACACGTTGCCTCCGGGTTCTTGATCTGTTCCTAAGTCGGGACGAGAATTGCTAATAGCCACTAATCCTTGTTGGCGAGAGAGGGTAATAGTGTTATTTCTGAGAATGGGTTGGGCGTTTCCTTCGATGACAATTCCAATACGATTATTTTTGATTTCGTTATCGAGGAGTTGTGGTTTTGTGTGCTGGGTCATGCTAATGCCAAAACCAGTGCTGTCAAAGGTGTTATTTTCGATAATGGGTTCACTACGCCCATAAATCACTATGCCATTACCAGCATTCTGATTAAAGTAGTTGTCACTAATTCTGGGTTTACCAAAGCCATTGACAGAAAGACCAGTGCTATCATTGCCACGGAAGCTACTATGAGTGACAGTGGGACTTGCTCCTTCTACCCAAACACCATGACCGCGATCGCGCTGATTCGTTACACTAACTCCAGTCAACGTGGCATCTGCTAATAGGGCAATCCCAACCTGTTGACCGGCTCCTGTCGGGCTGCGAAATAAGCCACCCCCTTTAATTTGGACATCATTTCCCTGATTGTTAGGAGTCCCACGAATTTCTACATTTCTTCTCACTACTATGGGAAATTGTTCTCCTGTTTCCTCACTATAGGTTCCTGGGGCAAGTTTAATTACCGCATTTCTTTGGGCGGCGGCAAGAGCTTCTGTTAAAGTTTGATAAGGCTGTTCTTTGCTACCATCGGCACTGTCATCGTTACCACTGTCAGGGTTAACGTGGATAATCGTTTCTGTTTCTTGAGCCTGTACTGATGGCGCGATCGCAGAAACCATTATCGTTGGCATGAAACTCGCTAAAGCCAGTCCTAAATAAAGTTTAGTAGAAAATGATACTCCTAAATTCACCGTCTTTCTCTCCTCAATACAGTTAATGTGTCCGATCTCCTACCGCCGTTAATTCTTGTCCGCCAAAAATTGCTTCGGGATAAGAATAATGCTTAAATTCTAGAAGATTATAAAAGGGGTCTTGTAAAAAGAAGGTACGATGTTCAGTTAGTTCCCCTGGGAAACGATGTTTTGCATTTTGGTAAAATTGCAGTTGTTTGCTAGTGGCTCGTTGCCAAATTGTTTCCCATTCTTTTTGGGTGGGAAAAATCATCCCAAAGTGACGGGGATAAATTCCTTTTTGAGGAATTAATTCTTCGTTGGTAACATGAGCTACCACTTGATGACCATAGAAGTTGAGAATAACTGCTTGCTCAGTTTCTCGTCCTACCTCACAACCGAGTCCATTCACATAAAAGGCTTTAGCATCGGTGATGTTTTTAATGGGAATGGCAAGATGAAAAATTGGCTGTTTCATAGCTACTAACAGTAAACGTGATCAGATAGTCACTCGTTATTATTAAAGATATCTTAAAATCTGATGGGTTAAGGAGAGCAAAACTAAATGTATAATCCTGAAAGTGCAATTGAAGCGATTCAAGCGCGAGAAATTCTTGATTCCCGAGGCAGACCAACTGTCGAGGCACAGGTACAACTAGCGAGTGGGGCAATGGGGCTAGCACAAGTGCCCAGTGGAGCTTCCACAGGAACATTTGAAGCCCATGAACTGCGAGATGGAGACACTCGCTATGGGGGAAAAGGAGTCTTAAAAGCGGTAGAAAATATCCATGAGACATTAGTTCCAGCTTTAATTGACTTTGATGCCTTGGATCAAATGTTGATTGACAAAACCATGAGAGAGGAAGATGGCTCTGATAATAAATCGAACCTTGGGGCTAATGCCATTCTTGCTGTCTCCCTTGCCACCGCTAAAGCGGCTGCGGATCATCTCATGTTACCTCTCTATCGCTACTTAGGGGGGCCCACGGCAAATGTTTTACCTGTTCCCTTTATGAATGTCATTAACGGGGGTGAACACGCTTCTAATAATGTTGACTTCCAAGAATTTATGATTGTTCCTATTGGCGCACCTACGTTTAGTGAGGCGCTGCGTTGGGGAGCAGAAATTTTTAGTGCGCTGAGTAAAGTTTTAGACGCTCAAGGGTTATTAACGGGCGTTGGTGATGAGGGAGGATTTGCCCCCAATCTAGAATCCAATCAGGCAGCGTTAGATATTCTCATGCTTGCCATTGAAAAAGCAGGATATCTCCCCGGAGAACAAGTTGCCTTAGCCCTAGATGTGGCGGCTAATGAGTTTTATCAAAATGGCTCGTATGTTTATGAGGAGAAATCACACTCTTCTCAAGAATTAATTAATGATCTTACCGATTTAGCCCGAGATTATCCCATTCTCTCCATTGAAGATGGGTTACAAGAGGAAGACTGGGACAACTGGCGAGGCTTAACTGAGAAAATTGGCGAACATAAGCAGTTAGTAGGCGATGATTTGTTTGTTACGAATCCCACACGCTTACAAAAAGGAATTGAAACCAATTCTGGGAATGCCATTTTAATTAAACTGAACCAAATTGGAACCTTAACGGAAACCTTAGAAACCATTGATCTCGCTCATCGCAATCGCTATGGTTGCATGATTAGCCATCGTTCTGGCGAAACGGAAGATACAACGATCGCGGATTTAGCCGTTGCCACTCGTGCTGGGCAAATTAAGACTGGTTCTCTCTCTCGTAGTGAACGAATTGCCAAGTACAATCAGTTATTGCGAATTGAACAAGAACTCGGCGATCGCGCCGTTTATGCGCCTACAGTTGGGTTAGGACCTCGCTATCAATTCTAATTTCAGTGATTACTGAGACAGGGAAAAAGGAAGCATTAAGAATTAATAATGATGAATTGATTGTTCCTAAAAAATTCATTACTCTAACCTTAACTGCTTCTTGATCCCTCCCTACTTAGTAGCAGGTAACAATAAATATTTCACCCCTGTTGAGCAACGCTTATGGATATTACCCCTGATTCAGTAGCAACCCTTTTAAACTCAGAGGATTATGGTGATCGCCTTACTGGGATTAACCAATTGCGCCAATTAGACCCCAAAGACGCTTTTCCCCTCATTGAACCCCTAGTTAATGATACCAATGTGAGAGTGCGCTATGCGGCGGTTAGTCAATTGAGTAGTTTGGGCGAAGTGAATCGGGAAAAATCCTTGGCGTTACTGCGCGATCGATTGCACAATGAGCCAGAAGCAGATGTACAAGCGGCGGCAGCAGATGCCCTTGGAGGGTTAAAACTAACTGAAACCCTCGATGATCTAATTCAACTCTATCGCCAAACTGAAGAATGGTTAGTTGAATTTAGTATTATTGCTTGTTTAGGGGAAATGGGCGACCCTAAGGCTTATGATGTCTTAATTGAAGCCCTCAATTCTGAGAATAATTTAGTGAAAACTGTTGCCATTGGCTCATTAGGAGAATTAGGAGAACCGCAAGCGGTAGAAGCCCTGAAACCGTTTATTAATGATCCAGACTGGCAAGTCCGATCGCGCTTAGTACAAGCCTTTAGTCGTCTCGGTGGCGAACAAGCCCAAGCCCTTTTACAACAGTTAAGCAACGATGAAGCCGAACAAGTTGCCGAAGAAGCGAAAAAAGCTCTGAATTAATGATTTCCTCTCCAGAGCCAGCAAAGATTAAGTTAAAGTAGAAGGTTAGTGGTTAATAAAAATTTAGAATAAACATTAAATATGACTGTTACTGCCGAAACGCCTCCTCTCACTCAAAAAAATCGTCGTCGCGTGGTCTTCCCTTTTACCGCAATTATTGGTCAAGACGATATGAAATTGGCATTATTGCTCAATGTCATTGATCCGAAAATTGGTGGCGTGATGATTATGGGCGATCGCGGCACAGGAAAATCCACCACTATTCGGGCTTTAGCCGATCTTCTCCCCGAAATTGACGTAGTAGAAGGGGATCCTTTCAATAGCCATCCCGATGATCCCGATTTAATGAGTGAAGAAGTGCGGCAAAAATGGGAACAGGAAATGCCTCTCAATACCGTTAAGCATAAAGTTCCCATGATTGACCTGCCCTTAGGAGCAACCGAAGACCGCGTTTGTGGGACGATTGACATTGAAAAAGCCCTTGCAGAAGGGATTAAAGCCTTTGAACCCGGGTTATTAGCCAAAGCTAATCGGGGGTTACTGTATGTGGATGAGGTGAACTTACTCGATGATCACCTTGTGGATGTTTTATTAGACTCCGCTGCCAGTGGCTGGAATACAGTAGAACGGGAAGGAATTTCCATTCGTCACCCCGCGCGTTTTGTTTTAGTCGGTTCAGGAAACCCTGAAGAAGGGGAACTCCGTCCACAATTATTAGACCGCTTTGGGATGAATGTCGAAGTGCGAACAGTGCGCGATCCTGAATTGCGAGTTAAAATCGTTGAACAGCGATCGCAGTTTGATCAAACCCCGCAAGAGTTTAGTCAGCAATACGAAGAAGAACAAACGAAACTCCAGCAAACCATTGTTAAAGCTCAAGAACTATTATCACAAGTGCAAATGGACTATGATTTGCGAGTTAAAGTCTCTCAAGTTTGCGGTGAATTAGATGTAGATGGCTTGCGAGGGGATATTGTTACCAATCGGGCAGCGAAAGCTCTAGCTGCGTTAGAAGAGCGCACAGAAGTTAATGTGGAAGATATTCGTCGAGTGATGCCCTTATGTCTCCGTCATCGCCTACGGAAAGATCCCTTAGAATCAGTTGATTCTGGTTATAAAGTGGAAAAAGCGATCGCGCAGGTGTTTGGTTTGGAATTAGACGAGGAAGAATCATCATCCTAAATCCCTCGATTGAGTTTGCCACTTTTGTAGCCTTCTAAATCAAGGGTGACAAACAAAAATCCTAACTCCTGAAACTTCTCTGTTAACACCTCTAAATTAATTTCGTTAACAAAGTGTTTAATCTGGTGGGGAGAAACTTCAATGCGAGCTGTCTCACCTTGTGATCGCACACGGATATTTGTCCATCCCAACTGGCGGAGATAAACTTCGGCTCTCCCCACCCGTTGTAATTTTGCCACTGTAATTTCTTCTCCATAGGGAAAACGGGAACTTAAACAGGGTTGAGATGGCTTATCCCACCAAGGCAGATGGAGTTGTTGGGAGATTTCTCTAACTTCTGCCTTGGTAATTCCTACTTCAGCTAACAGCGATCGCGCTCCCCGTTCTTTTGCCGCTTGAATGCCAGGACGATAATCTTGTAAATCATCAGCATTGACTCCATCCACCACATAAGGATATCCTTTTGCTATCGCGAGCGGTTTGAGAGTATCGTGCAATTCACTTTTACAAAAGTAGCAACGATTAACAGGATTTGAGGTATAGTTGGGATTATCCATTTCATGGGTAGAAATCAGTTCATGGGGAATGCCGATTGTCTTCGCTTGTTCTTGGGCTTCGTCTAATTCTTCAGGAAGCAGAGAAGGAGAAACCGCAGTAACAGCTAACGCCTTATCTCCTAAAACATCATAGGCAACTTTTGCTATGAGCGTGCTATCAATGCCCCCAGAATAGGCAATCAAGGCTTTCTCCATTTCTTGAAATAGCGTTTTTAATTGACTAAGTTTCTCCATGATTTATTTTTTGTCTCCTGAAAATAGTAAGCTGAATCCTTAACCTGCCTTTTCTGTGACAGAAGGTGTAATCTCTGACCTAATTTAACTTAGTTAACCCTACT
This window of the Euhalothece natronophila Z-M001 genome carries:
- the nblB gene encoding phycobilisome degradation protein NblB; amino-acid sequence: MDITPDSVATLLNSEDYGDRLTGINQLRQLDPKDAFPLIEPLVNDTNVRVRYAAVSQLSSLGEVNREKSLALLRDRLHNEPEADVQAAAADALGGLKLTETLDDLIQLYRQTEEWLVEFSIIACLGEMGDPKAYDVLIEALNSENNLVKTVAIGSLGELGEPQAVEALKPFINDPDWQVRSRLVQAFSRLGGEQAQALLQQLSNDEAEQVAEEAKKALN
- the larE gene encoding ATP-dependent sacrificial sulfur transferase LarE, whose product is MEKLSQLKTLFQEMEKALIAYSGGIDSTLIAKVAYDVLGDKALAVTAVSPSLLPEELDEAQEQAKTIGIPHELISTHEMDNPNYTSNPVNRCYFCKSELHDTLKPLAIAKGYPYVVDGVNADDLQDYRPGIQAAKERGARSLLAEVGITKAEVREISQQLHLPWWDKPSQPCLSSRFPYGEEITVAKLQRVGRAEVYLRQLGWTNIRVRSQGETARIEVSPHQIKHFVNEINLEVLTEKFQELGFLFVTLDLEGYKSGKLNRGI
- the eno gene encoding phosphopyruvate hydratase, which produces MYNPESAIEAIQAREILDSRGRPTVEAQVQLASGAMGLAQVPSGASTGTFEAHELRDGDTRYGGKGVLKAVENIHETLVPALIDFDALDQMLIDKTMREEDGSDNKSNLGANAILAVSLATAKAAADHLMLPLYRYLGGPTANVLPVPFMNVINGGEHASNNVDFQEFMIVPIGAPTFSEALRWGAEIFSALSKVLDAQGLLTGVGDEGGFAPNLESNQAALDILMLAIEKAGYLPGEQVALALDVAANEFYQNGSYVYEEKSHSSQELINDLTDLARDYPILSIEDGLQEEDWDNWRGLTEKIGEHKQLVGDDLFVTNPTRLQKGIETNSGNAILIKLNQIGTLTETLETIDLAHRNRYGCMISHRSGETEDTTIADLAVATRAGQIKTGSLSRSERIAKYNQLLRIEQELGDRAVYAPTVGLGPRYQF
- the bchI gene encoding magnesium chelatase ATPase subunit I, which codes for MTVTAETPPLTQKNRRRVVFPFTAIIGQDDMKLALLLNVIDPKIGGVMIMGDRGTGKSTTIRALADLLPEIDVVEGDPFNSHPDDPDLMSEEVRQKWEQEMPLNTVKHKVPMIDLPLGATEDRVCGTIDIEKALAEGIKAFEPGLLAKANRGLLYVDEVNLLDDHLVDVLLDSAASGWNTVEREGISIRHPARFVLVGSGNPEEGELRPQLLDRFGMNVEVRTVRDPELRVKIVEQRSQFDQTPQEFSQQYEEEQTKLQQTIVKAQELLSQVQMDYDLRVKVSQVCGELDVDGLRGDIVTNRAAKALAALEERTEVNVEDIRRVMPLCLRHRLRKDPLESVDSGYKVEKAIAQVFGLELDEEESSS